One genomic segment of Pseudomonas sp. RU47 includes these proteins:
- a CDS encoding 4-hydroxyproline epimerase, with protein MKELHVIDSHTGGEPTRLVMNGFPDLPGNSMVEKRDALRTEHDQWRRACLLEPRGNDVLVGALYCEPVSADATCGVIFFNNAGYLGMCGHGTIGLINSLQYLGKIQPGIHKIDTPVGPVSATLHEDGSVTLGNVPAYRHRKQVPVDVPGFGQVLGDIAYGGNWFFLVSEHGQTLTMDNVEHLTAYTWAMLKALEDSGIFGEDGAVIDHIELFADDAVADSRNFVMCPGKAYDRSPCGTGTSAKLACLAADDKLQPGATWVQASITGSQFEGRFEWDGERVRPFITGRAYMTADSTLLIDEADPFAWGI; from the coding sequence ATGAAAGAACTACACGTCATTGATTCCCATACCGGCGGTGAACCGACGCGCCTGGTGATGAACGGCTTCCCCGATCTGCCCGGCAACAGCATGGTGGAGAAACGCGATGCGCTGCGCACTGAGCATGATCAATGGCGCCGCGCCTGCCTGCTGGAACCACGCGGCAACGATGTGCTGGTCGGCGCGTTGTATTGCGAACCAGTATCGGCGGACGCCACTTGCGGGGTGATTTTCTTCAACAACGCCGGTTATCTGGGCATGTGCGGCCACGGCACCATCGGCCTGATCAACTCGTTGCAGTATCTGGGAAAAATCCAACCGGGCATCCACAAGATCGATACGCCAGTCGGCCCGGTCAGCGCCACGTTGCATGAGGACGGATCCGTCACCTTGGGCAACGTCCCCGCTTACCGCCACCGCAAACAGGTGCCGGTGGACGTGCCGGGCTTCGGTCAGGTATTGGGCGACATCGCCTATGGCGGCAACTGGTTCTTCCTCGTTTCCGAGCACGGTCAGACGCTGACGATGGACAACGTCGAACACCTCACCGCCTACACCTGGGCGATGCTCAAGGCCCTCGAAGACTCAGGCATTTTCGGCGAGGACGGTGCCGTCATCGATCACATCGAACTGTTCGCAGACGACGCCGTTGCCGACAGCCGCAACTTCGTCATGTGCCCCGGCAAAGCCTACGACCGCTCGCCGTGCGGCACCGGCACCAGTGCCAAACTCGCCTGTCTGGCCGCCGACGACAAGCTGCAGCCCGGCGCAACCTGGGTGCAGGCGAGCATCACCGGCAGCCAGTTCGAAGGCCGCTTCGAATGGGACGGCGAACGAGTCCGCCCGTTCATCACCGGCCGCGCTTACATGACCGCCGACAGCACCTTGCTGATCGACGAAGCAGACCCGTTCGCGTGGGGCATCTGA